The segment AGCTGGACGCCGAAATCGAAGCGCTGAACAAGGAGTATGACCAGTACGTCAAGATGGCGCTGAGCGGGCTGGCGGCCGGGGTGATCGGCGCAGTGATCACCGGGGGCATTTATGGCAGCAAGGCCGAGAAGGTACGCAAGGAGCGCAAGGCGCGCCAGGCTGAGCGGCGTGCGGTTGGCGAGCAACTGCGCGTGCGGGTCAACCTGGAGGGGCGCATGGAGGTGCTGGCCACCTTCATCAACGAACTCGATACCCGCCTTCAGGATGTGGTGACGTCGGCGTCCCACCTGCAAACAGCCTGGGGCATCGTTGGCGCATATATCGACACTTCGATCTCACGTCTCGAACGTATCGACAACACCCAACGGCTGGCGATTTTCGGCCTGCATTTCAAGCAGTTTCTCAGCCAGTGGGCCGCCATCGAGAAAACCACCCTGCAACTGACCCGCATCTTCGACGAAGCCGCCTCGGCGCAATAAGGTGTAAGAACATGAACGACAACGTCACTTACCTGCAGCCCTCCGATGTGCCGCAAATGCAGCGCATCCTTGCCACGAACCAGGCATTCACCTCGGCGTGGCAGAAGGGCACGTTTAAATTTGCGCCACTGCTTCAAGAAGGCCTTGAGCGGAACATGAAGCTGTTCGACGGCTGCCGCCGGCAATTGGCGGGCAATGCCCAGCGCCTGGTGGCGGAACTTGCCAGTGATCCTCTGGCCGACATCCTTGATGCCCTTGGCGAGGACGATGATGCAGAGCTGATCGGCCTTGCCGCAGAGACGCGTGAGACTGTCGTATCGCTATTGGGCCGTCTGCTGGCCCACCTGGCAAGCGAGCGCCAGGCACTTGTTGCATTGCCGGTACTGGATGGGGAGTCGAACAAGCAGCGGCTACTGAAACAGCAGCAAGCGACCGCTGCCACCGAGCGCCAACTGGCCGAGGAACACGGGCGTGAGGCCGCCAAGGCCGAAAGCGTGCTCAAGGCCATTGCCACCCTGGAAGCCAATGGCCTGCAAACGCGCTTCGACGGTGTCGTGCCTTCGCTTGCCGACTTGCAGAAGCTGGCGGCCCCCGGCGGTGAGGCGAAGATCACGGCCGAGGCTATTACCCAGGCCGTGGAACAGCTCAGGGTCGTGCTGGGTGATCTGATCGAAGGCATGCGCTACCAGCAGCTGCAACGTGAGCGCCGTGCGCTGCAGGAGCGTGTCAACGGCCTGGCTCGACAACTGCGCGAGTTGGCTCGGGCGCAGGCCGAGCTCAAGGCTAACCTGGCGGCGCTGGACGACTTGCCACGGCTGTTTGCGCTGCGTGCAGAGTGGGACAGCGAGATCAATGCCCTGCGCCATTCGTTGCAAGGCCGGCAGACGCAGATCGTCAGCCATGCAATGGCCAGTGCCAGTGACATCGCCTCGCTGGCGCAGGCGTTTGCGCTGCTGCTCGGCTTCCTTCGCAGCCTGCTCGAACAGGACCGTCGAGGGTTCTGAGAGCCTGGCACCGTCTGCCGGAGGCGTTGGCGGACGGTGCCTTCCATCTGGAGTATTCGAATGAACCCAAGACAATTGCATTACGACGTCCAGCAAGCCAAGGCGGTCGTGCTGCCTGGCGCGCTGATAGAGGCCATGGACGCACGAGAGGGCGCAGACCAGGCGGGCCTGCTGGTCACCCGGCCGGCCCTGCAGGCGCTCGATGCCTACCGCGCAAGTGTGCAGCATATGCCGTCTGATGTTGCTCAAGCCATGGAGTGGCTGGGGTACGAGCATATCAGCGAGCCCGAGCTGACGCCCGAGCGCATGCTGTTGCTGTTCCAGCAGTTGCGGGTACACGGTAACGCCTGGACGGCCTTGCGCGTGCAATGCCAGCAGGTCACCGTCGGGCTGCAACGGCATGCAGCCAGCATCGAGGCGCAAGGGAGCAAAGTGGTGGCATTGGGCGCTCGTACCCGTGCCCTGGGCGCCAACCAGGGAAGCTGGGAAAGTCTGCAACTCGCGCCGCCTGCCGCGCTCGATACCCATGACCTGCAGCTGCTTGCTGCCATGGGCGGCGAATTGGTGCGATTGCACGGGCTTGTGGATGATTATGACCAGCAGGTCGACACCTTGCGCATTGGCCTGCAGACCTTTCGCGATACCGCCCGCGAGCGCTTGGTGCCGTCCATTGTCGAGAAATGCCGGGCGGCAAGGCGCTTTGCCGGCTCGCCAGAGGCTGAAAACCTGAGCTGGGAACTAGGGATGCTCAATGAGGATATCAAGGCGGCAGAGCGCGACTATCAGCGTTACTCGAAGCAGTCATCTGCCGGCTGGGTTGGTGGCCCGTTCGGGTTTCTGATCAGCAGTTCGATTTATGGCAGCAAGGCCAAGGAGGCTCGCGCCGAGCAGAGGAGGCTTGAGCAACGTCACCGGCAGCTCAGCCAGCGCCTGACGCAGCACCGGCGGGTCGAGGGACGGGTCAACCAGCTCGACAGCGAGATGAAACTACTGCAAACCGAGCTGTGGGATGCGGTGCTTGCCAGCGGCCACTTGCATACCGCCTGGCAGACCATCGAGGCCTATCTGGAGAGTGCCATGGAACGCCTGCAACGCATGAATACCCGCCAGCAACTGGCGACATTCATGTTCCACTTCAGGCAGTTCCTGAGCCAGTGGGGGACCATCGGTGAGCATGCCAGGGGCATGAGCAAGGTGTTTGAATAGGGCGGGCCCTGCCGGCCCGCCTGTTCTGTTGTTTCAGTTGAACAGTACCTTCGCCACATCTGCATAGCGTTTGGCGAAGTGCACGGTCAGGCCTTCCTTCAGGTACGCCGGCAATTCGGCGAAATCGCCACGGTTGGGTTCCGGCAGGATCAGCTCGAAAATCTTCTGCCGGCGGGCGGCAATGACCTTCTCACGCACCCCGCCAATCGGCAACACCTGCCCGGTAAGTGTCAGCTCGCCGGTCATGGCCACGCCTTTTTTCGGGGCCTGGTCACGGGCCAGCGACAGCAGGGCGCTGGCCATGGTCACGCCAGCGCTGGGGCCGTCCTTGGGCGTGGCGCCTTCGGGTACGTGCAGGTGGATGAACGCCTCGTTGAAATAGCCCGCTTCGCCGCCGAAGGCTTTCAGGTTCGAGCTGATGTAGCTGTAGGCGATCTCGGCCGACTCCTTCATTACATCACCCAACTGGCCGGTGAGCTTCAAGCCGCGGTTGAGGGTGTGAATGCGTGTGGCCTCGATCGGCAAGGTGGCGCCGCCCATGCTGGTCCAGGCAAGGCCGGTGATCACGCCCTTGCCGGCCAGCACCTGCTCGCTGCGGAACACCGGCATGCCGAGGGCGGCCTCCAGGTCCTTGTTGGCGATCTTCAGTTTTGCATCCGGGTCGTCCAGCAGCTTGACCACGGCCTTGCGCACCAGCTTGCCCAGCTGTTTTTCCAGCTGGCGCACGCCGGCCTCGCGGGCGTAGCCCTCGATCACCGTGCGCAGGGCGCTGTCGCTGATGCCCAGGCTGCTTTTTGACACGCCGGCCTTGTCCAGCTGCTTGGGCCACAGGTGGCGCTTGGCGATGGCGAGCTTCTCTTCGGTGATGTAGCCGGACAGGCGGATCACTTCCATACGGTCGAGCAGGGGGCCGGGGATCGAGTCCAGAGTGTTGGCGGTACACACGAACAACACCTTGGACAGGTCCAGGCGCAGGTCCAGGTAATGGTCGAGGAAGTCGACGTTCTGCTCGGGGTCGAGGGTTTCGAGCAGCGCCGAGGCCGGGTCGCCCTGGTAGCTCTGGCCCATCTTGTCGATCTCGTCGAGCATGATCACCGGGTTCATCACCTCGACTTCCTTCAGCGCCTGCACCAGCTTGCCGGGCTGGGCGCCGATGTAGGTGCGTCGGTGGCCCTTGATTTCGGCCTCGTCGCGCATGCCGCCGACGCTGAAGCGGTAGAACGGCCGGCCGAGCGACTCGGCGATGGACTTGCCGATGCTGGTCTTGCCCACCCCGGGCGGGCCCACCAGCAGCACGATGGAGCCGCTGATCTCGCCCTTCCAGGCGCCCACGGCGAGAAATTCGAGGATGCGCTCCTTGATGTCGTCGAGCCCGGCATGGTGGCGGTCGAGCACCTTGCGCGCGTGCGCAAGGTCGAGCTTGTCGGCGCCATACACGCCCCAGGGCAGGGCGGTGGCCCATTCCAGGTAATTGCGGGTGACGGCGTATTCGGGCGAACCGGTTTCGAGGATGCCCAGCTTGCCCATTTCTTCGTCGATGCGCTTTTTCGCCTGCTCGGGCAGGGTCTTGCCTTCCAGGCGCTGCTGGAACTGTTCAAGGTCGGCGCTGCGGTCGTCCTTGGTCAGGCCCAGCTCCTGCTGGATCACCTTGAGCTGTTCCTTGAGGAAAAACTCGCGCTGGTGTTCGCCGATCTGCCGGTTCACCTCGGCGGAGATTTCGTTTTGCAGGCGGGCGACCTCGACCTCCTTGCGCAGCATCGGCAGCACTTTTTCCATGCGCTTGAGCATGGGCACGCAGTCGAGTACTTCCTGCAACTGGTTGCCGGTGGCGGAGGTCAGGGCGGCAGCGAAGTCGGTCAGCGGCGACGGGTCGTTGGGGCTGAAGCGGTTGAGGTAGTTCTTCAGCTCCTCGCTGTACAGCGGGTTGAGCGGCAGCAGCTCCTTGATCGCGTTGATCAGGGCCATGCCGTAGGCCTTGACCTCGTCGGTGGGCTCGGCCGGCTGGCGCGGGTACTCCACTTCCACCAGGTAGGGCGGGCGGTGGTGCTTGAGCCAGGTGCGAATGCGTACCCGGCTCAAGCCCTGGGCGACGAACTGCAGCTTGCCGCCTTCGCGGCTGGCATGGTGCACCTTCACCAGGGTGCCGTACTCGGGCAGCGCCTTGGTGTCGAAGTGGCGGTGGTCTTCCGGCGGGGTATCCATGAAGAACAGCGCCAGGCTGTGGTGCTCGGACTTGGCCACCAGGTCCAGGGTTTCGGCCCAGGGTTCCTCGTTGACGATCACCGGCAGCACCTGCGCGGGGAAGAACGGGCGGTTGTGGATCGGGATCACGTAGACCTTGTCCGGCAGTTGCTGGCCGGGCAGGGCGAGGTGGTGGCCGGTGCTGGCGGCTTTATCGAGGTGTTCGACTTCGCTGTGTTCGTCGGGATGTTCCGGGAAATCCTGCTGGTCGCTCATGGGGCACCTGCTTGAATGGCTATGGGTGCTTAGATGGGGAGCGGCGCTGCAGGTTTCAATGGCCGGCGGATGAACGATCTGTCACTGTCGCGGCGGCGAAGTTGTGCTCCACCCAACCGGATACGAGGCTGCCGATGGCGACGTTGCAAAGGATTCGAAAAGAGCTGGAACTGATGGTCAAGGACCCGCCGGCGGGGTGTTCGGCAGGGCCGTTCGCAGATGGCGAGCTGTTCGTGTGGAAGGCTTCGATCATGGGGCCGTCGGCGACGCCCTACGAGCAAGGGGTGTTCTTGCTGGAACTGGTTTTCCCGCAGGATTACCCGTTATCGGCGTTGCAGGTGAAGTTCCAGACCCGTATCTACCACCCCAATATTGGCAGCGGCGGGGAGGTGGGGCTGGATATTCTCGGTGACAACTGGTCACCGGCGCTGACCGTGGGCAAGGTGCTGTTGAGCATCATGTCGCTGTTGAGCGACCCCAACCCGGAGCCTGCGTTGCAGCCGCAGATTGCCGAGCAGTGGTTGCGCAATCGCAAGGCGTTCGATGACACCGCCAGGCAGTGGACCCGGCAGTACGCCATGTGACGGGTGCGGGGTGAATGGCACCGGCGTGGCCGGTGCCATTTACCCAGGTGCAGGTTATTCGCCCAATTTGTAGGCAATGATGTAGTCACCCATCTTGGTACCCAGCGAGCCGTGCCCACCAGCGACGATCAGCACGTACTGCTTGCCGTCCTTGCCGGTGTAGGTCATTGGCGTGGCCTGGCCGCCAGCCGGCAGGCGGGCGCTCCACAGCTGCTTGCCGTTGCTCACGTCATAGGCGCGCAGGTACTGGTCGAGGGTGCCGCTGAGGAAGCCCACGCCACCGGCCGTGACGATCGAGCCGCCCATGCTCGGCACACCGACCGGCAGGCCGATCGGCACCGGGGTGCTGTCGCGGGTGGTGCCGTTCTTGTACTTCCACACCACCTTGTTGGTGAACAGGTCGATCGCCGCCACATAGCCCCAGGCCGGAGCCTGGCAAGGCACGCCCAGCGGCGACATGAACGGGTGCATGGTCACCGCGTACGGTGCGCCGGTGTTCGGCTGCACGCCGCTGGTTTCGCTTTCGCGCTTGCTGCCGGCGGCCACTTGCTCACGCGGCACCATCTTCGATACGAAGGCCATGTAGTTGGGCGAGGTGAACAGCAGCTGGCGCACCGGGTCGACCGACACGCTGCCCCAGTTGAACACACCGACGTTGCCCGGGTAGACCAGCGTGCCCTGCTCGGACGGCGGGGTGTACTGGCCTTCGTAGCGCAGCTCGCGGAACTGGATGCGGCAGAGCATCTGGTCGAACGGCGTGGCGCCCCACATGGCCTGTTCGGTCAGTTCCGGGCCGAGCAGGTTGAGGTCGGAGCGGGCCTGGGTCGGCGCGGTGCGGTCACCCTTGACCGCGCCTTGCGGTACCGGGATTTCGCGAATCGGCACAATCGGCGTACCGTCGCGGCGGTCGAGCACGTACAGGCTGCCCTGCTTGGTCGGCACGATCACCGCAGGTTTTACCCCGTCGTCGGTCTTCAGGTGTACCAGGGTCGGCTGGCTGCCGACGTCCATGTCCCAGAGGTCGTGGTGGGTGAACTGGTAGTTCCAGCGCGCCTTGCCGGTGGCCAGGTCCAGGGCGACGATGCCGGCGCTGTACTTCTCGGCGCCCGGGGTGCGGTCGGCGCCCCACTGGTCAGGGGTCTGGTTGCCCAGCGGCAGGTAGACCATGCCCAGCTCTTCATCGACGCTGGCCAGCGACCACATGTTGGCCGAGTTGCGGCTGTAGAACTTGCCGTCGGCCAAGGGCTTGGTGTCGTCGGGGTTGTTGCTGTCCCAGTTCCACACCAGGCGGCCGTCGTGCACGTCATAGGCGCGGATCACCCCGGACGGCTCGTTGGTCGACTCGTTGTCGGTGACGTGGCCGCCGATGATCACCAGCTCGCGGGTGATCGCCGCCGGCGAGGTGGAGTAGTAGCCACCGGCGGTGAACGGGCCGATGCCGCGGGTCAGGTCGATCTGGCCCTGGTTGGCGAAGCCTTCGCAGACCTTGCCGTTGTCGGCGTTGATGGCGATCAGGCGGGCATCGGCGGTAGGCAGGTAGAGGCGGCGCGGGCAGGCCTGGGCCACGGCCTGGCCGGCGTCGCTGATTTTCGGTGCCGGGCTGCCGTCACGGCTGAGGTAGCTGTTCTCGTCGTAGTACGAGACGCCGCGGCAGGTCATGTGGGCAAAACCCTTGAAGGTCTTGGTGGGGCTGGTGATCTGCGGGTCGTAGCGCCAGATCTCGGCGCCGCTGTCCGGGTCCAGGGCCAGCACCCGGCCATGCGGTGTGCAGGCATAGAGCATGCCGTTGGCCTTGAGCGGGGTGTTTTCGTTGGTCAGTTCCAGCGGGTCGTTGTCGGTGGGCAGGTCACCGGTGCGGATGCGCCAGGCTTCGGTGAGCTGGTAGGCGTTCTGCGGGGTGATCTGGCGCAGCGGCGAGTAGCGGTCGCCGTGCTCGCTGCGCCCGTACGCCTGCCAGTCGCCGTCAGGCATGGCCGGTGCGGCGCTGGCCATCTCGCTGCTGTCGCGGGTGAAGTGGCCGCGGATCTCGCCCGGGTGGGTGAACTGGCTGGCCACGGCGGTGGCGCCGGAGGCCACCACGGCAACGCTCAGCAGCGCGGTGTTGAGCTTGGCGGCCGGCCCGAACAGCGGGCGGCGCGCCCAGGGCAGCAGCAGCACCACGCCGATGGCGAACCAGATGGCCAGGCGCGGCACCAGTTGCCACCAGTCCAGGCCCACTTCCAGCAGGGCCCAGACGGTGCTGGCCAGCAGCACTACGGCGTACAGGCCCAGGGCGATGCGGCGCATGGCCAGCAGCAGGATGCCCGACAGGGCAAAGCCGATACCGGCGATCAGGTAGTAGAGCGAGCCGCCCAGCTGGCTCAGCTTGATGCCGCCGGCCACCAGGGCCAGGCCCATCAGCAACAGCAGCACGCCCATCAGGCGGGGTAGCCAGCGGGTTCCAGTCTTGGCACTTTCGGTGCT is part of the Pseudomonas fakonensis genome and harbors:
- the lon gene encoding endopeptidase La, encoding MSDQQDFPEHPDEHSEVEHLDKAASTGHHLALPGQQLPDKVYVIPIHNRPFFPAQVLPVIVNEEPWAETLDLVAKSEHHSLALFFMDTPPEDHRHFDTKALPEYGTLVKVHHASREGGKLQFVAQGLSRVRIRTWLKHHRPPYLVEVEYPRQPAEPTDEVKAYGMALINAIKELLPLNPLYSEELKNYLNRFSPNDPSPLTDFAAALTSATGNQLQEVLDCVPMLKRMEKVLPMLRKEVEVARLQNEISAEVNRQIGEHQREFFLKEQLKVIQQELGLTKDDRSADLEQFQQRLEGKTLPEQAKKRIDEEMGKLGILETGSPEYAVTRNYLEWATALPWGVYGADKLDLAHARKVLDRHHAGLDDIKERILEFLAVGAWKGEISGSIVLLVGPPGVGKTSIGKSIAESLGRPFYRFSVGGMRDEAEIKGHRRTYIGAQPGKLVQALKEVEVMNPVIMLDEIDKMGQSYQGDPASALLETLDPEQNVDFLDHYLDLRLDLSKVLFVCTANTLDSIPGPLLDRMEVIRLSGYITEEKLAIAKRHLWPKQLDKAGVSKSSLGISDSALRTVIEGYAREAGVRQLEKQLGKLVRKAVVKLLDDPDAKLKIANKDLEAALGMPVFRSEQVLAGKGVITGLAWTSMGGATLPIEATRIHTLNRGLKLTGQLGDVMKESAEIAYSYISSNLKAFGGEAGYFNEAFIHLHVPEGATPKDGPSAGVTMASALLSLARDQAPKKGVAMTGELTLTGQVLPIGGVREKVIAARRQKIFELILPEPNRGDFAELPAYLKEGLTVHFAKRYADVAKVLFN
- a CDS encoding ubiquitin-conjugating enzyme E2 yields the protein MATLQRIRKELELMVKDPPAGCSAGPFADGELFVWKASIMGPSATPYEQGVFLLELVFPQDYPLSALQVKFQTRIYHPNIGSGGEVGLDILGDNWSPALTVGKVLLSIMSLLSDPNPEPALQPQIAEQWLRNRKAFDDTARQWTRQYAM
- a CDS encoding alpha-xenorhabdolysin family binary toxin subunit B, coding for MNDNVTYLQPSDVPQMQRILATNQAFTSAWQKGTFKFAPLLQEGLERNMKLFDGCRRQLAGNAQRLVAELASDPLADILDALGEDDDAELIGLAAETRETVVSLLGRLLAHLASERQALVALPVLDGESNKQRLLKQQQATAATERQLAEEHGREAAKAESVLKAIATLEANGLQTRFDGVVPSLADLQKLAAPGGEAKITAEAITQAVEQLRVVLGDLIEGMRYQQLQRERRALQERVNGLARQLRELARAQAELKANLAALDDLPRLFALRAEWDSEINALRHSLQGRQTQIVSHAMASASDIASLAQAFALLLGFLRSLLEQDRRGF
- a CDS encoding alpha-xenorhabdolysin family binary toxin subunit A codes for the protein MNPRQLHYDVQQAKAVVLPGALIEAMDAREGADQAGLLVTRPALQALDAYRASVQHMPSDVAQAMEWLGYEHISEPELTPERMLLLFQQLRVHGNAWTALRVQCQQVTVGLQRHAASIEAQGSKVVALGARTRALGANQGSWESLQLAPPAALDTHDLQLLAAMGGELVRLHGLVDDYDQQVDTLRIGLQTFRDTARERLVPSIVEKCRAARRFAGSPEAENLSWELGMLNEDIKAAERDYQRYSKQSSAGWVGGPFGFLISSSIYGSKAKEARAEQRRLEQRHRQLSQRLTQHRRVEGRVNQLDSEMKLLQTELWDAVLASGHLHTAWQTIEAYLESAMERLQRMNTRQQLATFMFHFRQFLSQWGTIGEHARGMSKVFE
- a CDS encoding glucose/quinate/shikimate family membrane-bound PQQ-dependent dehydrogenase; amino-acid sequence: MSTESAKTGTRWLPRLMGVLLLLMGLALVAGGIKLSQLGGSLYYLIAGIGFALSGILLLAMRRIALGLYAVVLLASTVWALLEVGLDWWQLVPRLAIWFAIGVVLLLPWARRPLFGPAAKLNTALLSVAVVASGATAVASQFTHPGEIRGHFTRDSSEMASAAPAMPDGDWQAYGRSEHGDRYSPLRQITPQNAYQLTEAWRIRTGDLPTDNDPLELTNENTPLKANGMLYACTPHGRVLALDPDSGAEIWRYDPQITSPTKTFKGFAHMTCRGVSYYDENSYLSRDGSPAPKISDAGQAVAQACPRRLYLPTADARLIAINADNGKVCEGFANQGQIDLTRGIGPFTAGGYYSTSPAAITRELVIIGGHVTDNESTNEPSGVIRAYDVHDGRLVWNWDSNNPDDTKPLADGKFYSRNSANMWSLASVDEELGMVYLPLGNQTPDQWGADRTPGAEKYSAGIVALDLATGKARWNYQFTHHDLWDMDVGSQPTLVHLKTDDGVKPAVIVPTKQGSLYVLDRRDGTPIVPIREIPVPQGAVKGDRTAPTQARSDLNLLGPELTEQAMWGATPFDQMLCRIQFRELRYEGQYTPPSEQGTLVYPGNVGVFNWGSVSVDPVRQLLFTSPNYMAFVSKMVPREQVAAGSKRESETSGVQPNTGAPYAVTMHPFMSPLGVPCQAPAWGYVAAIDLFTNKVVWKYKNGTTRDSTPVPIGLPVGVPSMGGSIVTAGGVGFLSGTLDQYLRAYDVSNGKQLWSARLPAGGQATPMTYTGKDGKQYVLIVAGGHGSLGTKMGDYIIAYKLGE